In the Drosophila biarmipes strain raj3 chromosome X, RU_DBia_V1.1, whole genome shotgun sequence genome, one interval contains:
- the LOC108033118 gene encoding pleckstrin homology-like domain family B member 1 isoform X2, with product MITIGNSNYLRFNNPDEAQMMRSAMGSNERISMPQIDFTQSARQAHELSQSLELESFYESIINPINNPSTYELECPKVFSSDLVTVNMPAKDVLGQKYASFARNLAENHRNEKQLNNQFAKGVGSNSGYWNVPSNAAIYKEQQQQLASSDLLTKVNNDRYDRYPKAGGLQIYSMNGVNSDINNGPVSSGAGGAELEDMLKICTEYADRNNSMAPAHNTSNTSSITSSPIVQNRIKTNGSLPRDKNKSPFPQTAGAGSTANISLLSSSSGYENVRLLGPNRVEINGQIHVPASAGGGGGSSTGVSSGGVPPTAAVRASHENLNQNNSATAGGKYVPQSPRTKIRTNCMSPKKDVSFGNAFALAISPPPQASNAVVSASKPIPIPMPSLVKPPLAPKPPAPNHQRDYEQLFKSFERKQQQLDRLVPAKRNNKNINNLTLNLQSVESLTQSPKPSRKPAPAPRSIHLEQRQRRELIQRRKQLKRELAELPPSAGIEGLELELGEQPLAASASPRLQLQALQNRVRRLEAQRNATRVMEENQQAKLKQSIEMKQDQLKKLRAMLKQKPNNACLKEELQLVCESLESDRKTFEDLEFQYFEEESEHHASHEEFKRQEQRLTLEAELAALRIQIGPDEEEPGSPTSPGSSGSNLVNGVMSQSLFGSAELLCPKRRNQEDLMSKSINENMFYNHKIEANTSTPKRLPLQLFEDLGGGSCEQISFNLSLQGDRFEVNPLERRVPSQDDIDRSCKVANDAPISTSQGASTKIFDSIKEIERNRKLLLAQQGHQVIEHERQKMYDLKKKSHDEARTQYLLSTQQSVEQQQLLESDANGGKDANLFEKTEMQKLNPKPGDAVAEQVPQTGGDKENNVQNRKSTGSSPTTATTAGTTPQQQRHSQPELEHHAIALGMGGGAGGVGGGQMVVRSPRPLSEANNCDAALEAPKFGNGMDSSSSPAADNKRASSNSQDTASAGSGSGNSGSGGSTASDRKRILPKHQRPLTRYLPIFSPDLNLRHHIETAGHQIDLCPHVFVDAHSCRGYLHKLGATFHAWSRRWFVLDRQRSALIYYSDKSERKPRGGAYFATIDEVYLDHLNASKSGRPHCTFIVKTKKRSYNLQAASDSAARIWIDAIITGAQGNLDY from the exons ATGATCACGATCGGCAACTCGAACTACCTGAGGTTCAATAATCCGGACGAGGCGCAGATGATGCGCTCGGCGATGGGCTCCAACGAGAGGATCTCGATGCCCCAGATCGATTTCACGCAGTCGGCGCGGCAGGCCCACGAGCTGAGTCAATCCCTGGAGCTGGAATCCTTCTACGAGAGCATCATCAACCCGATCAACAACCCCTCCACCTACGAGCTGGAGTGCCCCAAGGTGTTCTCCTCCGACCTGGTCACCGTCAACATGCCGGCCAAGGACGTTTTGGGCCAGAAATACGCCAGTTTTGCCCGTAATCTCGCCGAGAATCATCGCAACGAAAAGCAGCTGAACAATCAGTTTGCCAAGGGTGTGGGCAGCAACAGTGGTTACTGGAACGTGCCCAGCAATGCGGCGATCTacaaggagcagcagcagcaactggcCTCCTCGGATCTACTGACCAAAGTGAACAACGATCGTTACGACCGGTATCCCAAGGCGGGTGGCTTGCAGATCTACTCCATGAACGGTGTCAATAGCGACATCAATAATGGTCCTGTTTCCTCCGGTGCCGGAGGAGCCGAACTGGAGGATATGCTGAAGATCTGCACGGAATACGCGGATAGGAACAATTCCATGGCCCCCGCCCACAATACTTCGAATACATCCAGCATAACGTCATCCCCTATCGTCCAGAATCGCATAAAGACCAATGGCTCGTTGCCGCGGGACAAGAACAAGTCACCATTTCCGCAGACGGCAGGAGCAGGCAGCACAGCCAATATATCGCTACTGAGCAGTTCCTCGGGCTACGAGAATGTGCGATTACTGGGACCCAATCGTGTGGAGATCAATGGTCAAATCCATGTGCCAGCCTCAgcgggaggaggaggcggttCGTCCACCGGAGTATCCTCTGGTGGAGTGCCTCCCACGGCGGCGGTGAGGGCCAGTCATGAGAATCTTAACCAGAACAACTCGGCAACTGCAGGTGGCAAGTACGTGCCTCAGAGTCCGCGGACCAAGATTCGCACCAACTGCATGTCGCCCAAGAAGGACGTGTCTTTCGGCAACGCCTTTGCCCTGGCCATCAGTCCACCACCCCAGGCATCTAACGCTGTGGTCTCAGCATCCAAACCCATACCCATTCCCATGCCCAGCCTGGTGAAGCCACCGCTGGCACCCAAACCACCGGCGCCGAATCATCAGCGCGACTACGAACAGCTCTTCAAGTCCTTTGAGcggaagcagcagcaactggaCCGCTTGGTGCCCGCCAAGCGGAACAACAAGAACATCAACAATCTCACCCTTAATCTGCAGTCCGTGGAGTCACTGACCCAGTCCCCGAAGCCGAGCAGGAAACCAGCGCCAGCACCGAGGAGCATCCATCTGGAGCAGCGTCAGCGCCGGGAGCTCATCCAGCGGCGCAAGCAGCTCAAGCGGGAGCTGGCCGAACTGCCGCCCTCGGCAGGAATTGAGGGACTCGAG CTGGAACTGGGAGAACAGCCCCTGGCCGCCAGTGCCTCGCCACGCTTGCAACTGCAGGCCCTGCAGAATCGAGTGCGCCGCCTGGAAGCCCAAAGGAATGCCACTCGCGTCATGGAGGAGAACCAGCAGGCCAAACTGAAGCAGTCCATCGAAATGAAGCAGGATCAGTTGAAGAA ACTGCGAGCCATGCTGAAGCAGAAACCAAACAACGCCTGTCTGAAGGAGGAGCTGCAGCTGGTGTGCGAGTCCTTGGAGAGCGATAGAAAGACTTTTGAGGACCTGGAGTTTCAGTATTTCGAGGAGGAGTCCGAGCATCATGCCAGCCATGAGGAGTTCAAGCGGCAGGAGCAGCGCCTCACCCTGGAAGCCGAGTTGGCCGCTCTGCGCATTCAAATCGGGCCGGATGAGGAGGAGCCCGGGTCGCCCACCTCACCAGGATCCTCTGGCAGCAATCTGGTCAACGGCGTCATGTCCCAGTCCCTCTTTGGCTCCGCCGAACTGCTCTGTCCGAAGCGACGCAACCAGGAGGATCTGATGTCGAAGAGCATAAACGAGAACATGTTCTATAACCATAAAATCGAGGCCAACACCAGTACGCCCAAGCGTCTGCCGCTCCAGCTTTTCGAGGATCTGGGCGGCGGCAGCTGCGAGCAGATCAGCTTCAATCTTTCACTGCAGGGCGATCGCTTCGAGGTGAACCCCCTGGAGCGCCGAGTGCCCTCGCAGGACGACATCGATCGCAGCTGCAAGGTGGCCAATGATGCGCCCATCTCCACCAGCCAGGGCGCCAGCACCAAGATCTTCGACAGCATCAAGGAGATCGAACGGAATCGCAAGCTTCTGCTGGCCCAGCAGG GTCACCAGGTCATTGAGCACGAGCGCCAGAAGATGTACGATCTGAAAAAGAAGAGCCACGACGAAGCCCGCACCCAGTATCTGCTCTCCACCCAGCAATCGGTGGAGCAGCAACAGCTGCTGGAATCGGACGCCAA CGGCGGCAAAGATGCGAACTTGTTCGAAAAGACCGAGATGCAAAAGCTCAATCCAAAGCCGGGCGACGCGGTGGCTGAGCAGGTGCCACAGACCGGCGGCGACAAGGAGAACAATGTGCAGAACAGAAAGTCCACCGGCAGCAGTCCCACGACAGCCACGACCGCTGGGACGACACCTCAACAG CAACGCCATTCGCAACCAGAATTGGAGCACCATGCCATTGCCCTGGGCATGGGAGGTGGAGCAGGCGGAGTCGGTGGTGGCCAAATGGTAGTCCGCAGTCCGCGCCCGCTCTCCGAGGCCAACAACTGCGATGCGGCGCTCGAGGCGCCCAAGTTCGGAAATGGAATGGACTCTTCCTCGTCGCCGGCGGCGGACAACAAGCGGGCCAGCAGCAATTCGCAGGATACGGCGTCGGCGGGCAGCGGAAGTGGGAACAGCGGAAGCGGCGGCAGCACCGCCAGCGACCGGAAGCGCATCCTGCCCAAGCACCAGCGCCCGCTCACCCGCTACCTGCCCATCTTCTCGCCGGATCTGAATCTGCGGCACCACATCGAGACCGCCGGCCACCAGATCGACCTGTGTCCGCATGTCTTTGTGGACGCGCACAGTTGTCGCGG TTACCTCCACAAGCTGGGAGCCACTTTTCACGCCTGGTCGAGGCGCTGGTTTGTCCTGGACCGCCAGAGGAGCGCTTTGATTTACTACTCTGATAAGTCGGAGAGGAAGCCAAGAGGCGGCGCTTACTTTGCA ACCATCGACGAGGTCTATCTGGATCACTTAAACGCCTCGAAGAGCGGCCGCCCGCATTGCACTTTTATTGTCAAGACGAAGAAGCGAAGCTACAACTTGCAGGCCGCATCCGATTCGGCGGCCCGTATTTGGATCGATGCCATCATCACTGGGGCCCAGGGCAACCTGGACTATTAG
- the LOC108033118 gene encoding pleckstrin homology-like domain family B member 1 isoform X1: MSLTKKDPSLRVAASDPHLVSLGGGRLSTAVTIHYIHIGDTTIGSAASCSISLNGSGVRPLHCTIYRSDANEVTLVPEKDARLLIDGAPILEETKLSQGAMITIGNSNYLRFNNPDEAQMMRSAMGSNERISMPQIDFTQSARQAHELSQSLELESFYESIINPINNPSTYELECPKVFSSDLVTVNMPAKDVLGQKYASFARNLAENHRNEKQLNNQFAKGVGSNSGYWNVPSNAAIYKEQQQQLASSDLLTKVNNDRYDRYPKAGGLQIYSMNGVNSDINNGPVSSGAGGAELEDMLKICTEYADRNNSMAPAHNTSNTSSITSSPIVQNRIKTNGSLPRDKNKSPFPQTAGAGSTANISLLSSSSGYENVRLLGPNRVEINGQIHVPASAGGGGGSSTGVSSGGVPPTAAVRASHENLNQNNSATAGGKYVPQSPRTKIRTNCMSPKKDVSFGNAFALAISPPPQASNAVVSASKPIPIPMPSLVKPPLAPKPPAPNHQRDYEQLFKSFERKQQQLDRLVPAKRNNKNINNLTLNLQSVESLTQSPKPSRKPAPAPRSIHLEQRQRRELIQRRKQLKRELAELPPSAGIEGLELELGEQPLAASASPRLQLQALQNRVRRLEAQRNATRVMEENQQAKLKQSIEMKQDQLKKLRAMLKQKPNNACLKEELQLVCESLESDRKTFEDLEFQYFEEESEHHASHEEFKRQEQRLTLEAELAALRIQIGPDEEEPGSPTSPGSSGSNLVNGVMSQSLFGSAELLCPKRRNQEDLMSKSINENMFYNHKIEANTSTPKRLPLQLFEDLGGGSCEQISFNLSLQGDRFEVNPLERRVPSQDDIDRSCKVANDAPISTSQGASTKIFDSIKEIERNRKLLLAQQGHQVIEHERQKMYDLKKKSHDEARTQYLLSTQQSVEQQQLLESDANGGKDANLFEKTEMQKLNPKPGDAVAEQVPQTGGDKENNVQNRKSTGSSPTTATTAGTTPQQQRHSQPELEHHAIALGMGGGAGGVGGGQMVVRSPRPLSEANNCDAALEAPKFGNGMDSSSSPAADNKRASSNSQDTASAGSGSGNSGSGGSTASDRKRILPKHQRPLTRYLPIFSPDLNLRHHIETAGHQIDLCPHVFVDAHSCRGYLHKLGATFHAWSRRWFVLDRQRSALIYYSDKSERKPRGGAYFATIDEVYLDHLNASKSGRPHCTFIVKTKKRSYNLQAASDSAARIWIDAIITGAQGNLDY; the protein is encoded by the exons AAGTGACCCTGGTTCCGGAAAAGGACGCCCGCCTGCTGATCGACGGGGCTCCCATCCTGGAGGAGACCAAGCTCAGCCAGGGGGCGATGATCACGATCGGCAACTCGAACTACCTGAGGTTCAATAATCCGGACGAGGCGCAGATGATGCGCTCGGCGATGGGCTCCAACGAGAGGATCTCGATGCCCCAGATCGATTTCACGCAGTCGGCGCGGCAGGCCCACGAGCTGAGTCAATCCCTGGAGCTGGAATCCTTCTACGAGAGCATCATCAACCCGATCAACAACCCCTCCACCTACGAGCTGGAGTGCCCCAAGGTGTTCTCCTCCGACCTGGTCACCGTCAACATGCCGGCCAAGGACGTTTTGGGCCAGAAATACGCCAGTTTTGCCCGTAATCTCGCCGAGAATCATCGCAACGAAAAGCAGCTGAACAATCAGTTTGCCAAGGGTGTGGGCAGCAACAGTGGTTACTGGAACGTGCCCAGCAATGCGGCGATCTacaaggagcagcagcagcaactggcCTCCTCGGATCTACTGACCAAAGTGAACAACGATCGTTACGACCGGTATCCCAAGGCGGGTGGCTTGCAGATCTACTCCATGAACGGTGTCAATAGCGACATCAATAATGGTCCTGTTTCCTCCGGTGCCGGAGGAGCCGAACTGGAGGATATGCTGAAGATCTGCACGGAATACGCGGATAGGAACAATTCCATGGCCCCCGCCCACAATACTTCGAATACATCCAGCATAACGTCATCCCCTATCGTCCAGAATCGCATAAAGACCAATGGCTCGTTGCCGCGGGACAAGAACAAGTCACCATTTCCGCAGACGGCAGGAGCAGGCAGCACAGCCAATATATCGCTACTGAGCAGTTCCTCGGGCTACGAGAATGTGCGATTACTGGGACCCAATCGTGTGGAGATCAATGGTCAAATCCATGTGCCAGCCTCAgcgggaggaggaggcggttCGTCCACCGGAGTATCCTCTGGTGGAGTGCCTCCCACGGCGGCGGTGAGGGCCAGTCATGAGAATCTTAACCAGAACAACTCGGCAACTGCAGGTGGCAAGTACGTGCCTCAGAGTCCGCGGACCAAGATTCGCACCAACTGCATGTCGCCCAAGAAGGACGTGTCTTTCGGCAACGCCTTTGCCCTGGCCATCAGTCCACCACCCCAGGCATCTAACGCTGTGGTCTCAGCATCCAAACCCATACCCATTCCCATGCCCAGCCTGGTGAAGCCACCGCTGGCACCCAAACCACCGGCGCCGAATCATCAGCGCGACTACGAACAGCTCTTCAAGTCCTTTGAGcggaagcagcagcaactggaCCGCTTGGTGCCCGCCAAGCGGAACAACAAGAACATCAACAATCTCACCCTTAATCTGCAGTCCGTGGAGTCACTGACCCAGTCCCCGAAGCCGAGCAGGAAACCAGCGCCAGCACCGAGGAGCATCCATCTGGAGCAGCGTCAGCGCCGGGAGCTCATCCAGCGGCGCAAGCAGCTCAAGCGGGAGCTGGCCGAACTGCCGCCCTCGGCAGGAATTGAGGGACTCGAG CTGGAACTGGGAGAACAGCCCCTGGCCGCCAGTGCCTCGCCACGCTTGCAACTGCAGGCCCTGCAGAATCGAGTGCGCCGCCTGGAAGCCCAAAGGAATGCCACTCGCGTCATGGAGGAGAACCAGCAGGCCAAACTGAAGCAGTCCATCGAAATGAAGCAGGATCAGTTGAAGAA ACTGCGAGCCATGCTGAAGCAGAAACCAAACAACGCCTGTCTGAAGGAGGAGCTGCAGCTGGTGTGCGAGTCCTTGGAGAGCGATAGAAAGACTTTTGAGGACCTGGAGTTTCAGTATTTCGAGGAGGAGTCCGAGCATCATGCCAGCCATGAGGAGTTCAAGCGGCAGGAGCAGCGCCTCACCCTGGAAGCCGAGTTGGCCGCTCTGCGCATTCAAATCGGGCCGGATGAGGAGGAGCCCGGGTCGCCCACCTCACCAGGATCCTCTGGCAGCAATCTGGTCAACGGCGTCATGTCCCAGTCCCTCTTTGGCTCCGCCGAACTGCTCTGTCCGAAGCGACGCAACCAGGAGGATCTGATGTCGAAGAGCATAAACGAGAACATGTTCTATAACCATAAAATCGAGGCCAACACCAGTACGCCCAAGCGTCTGCCGCTCCAGCTTTTCGAGGATCTGGGCGGCGGCAGCTGCGAGCAGATCAGCTTCAATCTTTCACTGCAGGGCGATCGCTTCGAGGTGAACCCCCTGGAGCGCCGAGTGCCCTCGCAGGACGACATCGATCGCAGCTGCAAGGTGGCCAATGATGCGCCCATCTCCACCAGCCAGGGCGCCAGCACCAAGATCTTCGACAGCATCAAGGAGATCGAACGGAATCGCAAGCTTCTGCTGGCCCAGCAGG GTCACCAGGTCATTGAGCACGAGCGCCAGAAGATGTACGATCTGAAAAAGAAGAGCCACGACGAAGCCCGCACCCAGTATCTGCTCTCCACCCAGCAATCGGTGGAGCAGCAACAGCTGCTGGAATCGGACGCCAA CGGCGGCAAAGATGCGAACTTGTTCGAAAAGACCGAGATGCAAAAGCTCAATCCAAAGCCGGGCGACGCGGTGGCTGAGCAGGTGCCACAGACCGGCGGCGACAAGGAGAACAATGTGCAGAACAGAAAGTCCACCGGCAGCAGTCCCACGACAGCCACGACCGCTGGGACGACACCTCAACAG CAACGCCATTCGCAACCAGAATTGGAGCACCATGCCATTGCCCTGGGCATGGGAGGTGGAGCAGGCGGAGTCGGTGGTGGCCAAATGGTAGTCCGCAGTCCGCGCCCGCTCTCCGAGGCCAACAACTGCGATGCGGCGCTCGAGGCGCCCAAGTTCGGAAATGGAATGGACTCTTCCTCGTCGCCGGCGGCGGACAACAAGCGGGCCAGCAGCAATTCGCAGGATACGGCGTCGGCGGGCAGCGGAAGTGGGAACAGCGGAAGCGGCGGCAGCACCGCCAGCGACCGGAAGCGCATCCTGCCCAAGCACCAGCGCCCGCTCACCCGCTACCTGCCCATCTTCTCGCCGGATCTGAATCTGCGGCACCACATCGAGACCGCCGGCCACCAGATCGACCTGTGTCCGCATGTCTTTGTGGACGCGCACAGTTGTCGCGG TTACCTCCACAAGCTGGGAGCCACTTTTCACGCCTGGTCGAGGCGCTGGTTTGTCCTGGACCGCCAGAGGAGCGCTTTGATTTACTACTCTGATAAGTCGGAGAGGAAGCCAAGAGGCGGCGCTTACTTTGCA ACCATCGACGAGGTCTATCTGGATCACTTAAACGCCTCGAAGAGCGGCCGCCCGCATTGCACTTTTATTGTCAAGACGAAGAAGCGAAGCTACAACTTGCAGGCCGCATCCGATTCGGCGGCCCGTATTTGGATCGATGCCATCATCACTGGGGCCCAGGGCAACCTGGACTATTAG
- the LOC108033118 gene encoding pleckstrin homology-like domain family B member 3 isoform X3: protein MYRINAMIPCCGGKDANLFEKTEMQKLNPKPGDAVAEQVPQTGGDKENNVQNRKSTGSSPTTATTAGTTPQQQRHSQPELEHHAIALGMGGGAGGVGGGQMVVRSPRPLSEANNCDAALEAPKFGNGMDSSSSPAADNKRASSNSQDTASAGSGSGNSGSGGSTASDRKRILPKHQRPLTRYLPIFSPDLNLRHHIETAGHQIDLCPHVFVDAHSCRGYLHKLGATFHAWSRRWFVLDRQRSALIYYSDKSERKPRGGAYFATIDEVYLDHLNASKSGRPHCTFIVKTKKRSYNLQAASDSAARIWIDAIITGAQGNLDY, encoded by the exons ATGTATCGAATCAACGCGATGATTCCCTGCTG CGGCGGCAAAGATGCGAACTTGTTCGAAAAGACCGAGATGCAAAAGCTCAATCCAAAGCCGGGCGACGCGGTGGCTGAGCAGGTGCCACAGACCGGCGGCGACAAGGAGAACAATGTGCAGAACAGAAAGTCCACCGGCAGCAGTCCCACGACAGCCACGACCGCTGGGACGACACCTCAACAG CAACGCCATTCGCAACCAGAATTGGAGCACCATGCCATTGCCCTGGGCATGGGAGGTGGAGCAGGCGGAGTCGGTGGTGGCCAAATGGTAGTCCGCAGTCCGCGCCCGCTCTCCGAGGCCAACAACTGCGATGCGGCGCTCGAGGCGCCCAAGTTCGGAAATGGAATGGACTCTTCCTCGTCGCCGGCGGCGGACAACAAGCGGGCCAGCAGCAATTCGCAGGATACGGCGTCGGCGGGCAGCGGAAGTGGGAACAGCGGAAGCGGCGGCAGCACCGCCAGCGACCGGAAGCGCATCCTGCCCAAGCACCAGCGCCCGCTCACCCGCTACCTGCCCATCTTCTCGCCGGATCTGAATCTGCGGCACCACATCGAGACCGCCGGCCACCAGATCGACCTGTGTCCGCATGTCTTTGTGGACGCGCACAGTTGTCGCGG TTACCTCCACAAGCTGGGAGCCACTTTTCACGCCTGGTCGAGGCGCTGGTTTGTCCTGGACCGCCAGAGGAGCGCTTTGATTTACTACTCTGATAAGTCGGAGAGGAAGCCAAGAGGCGGCGCTTACTTTGCA ACCATCGACGAGGTCTATCTGGATCACTTAAACGCCTCGAAGAGCGGCCGCCCGCATTGCACTTTTATTGTCAAGACGAAGAAGCGAAGCTACAACTTGCAGGCCGCATCCGATTCGGCGGCCCGTATTTGGATCGATGCCATCATCACTGGGGCCCAGGGCAACCTGGACTATTAG
- the LOC108033118 gene encoding pleckstrin homology-like domain family B member 1 isoform X4, which yields MSVWMTYVQHRRTDANARQRNELYYLQRHSQPELEHHAIALGMGGGAGGVGGGQMVVRSPRPLSEANNCDAALEAPKFGNGMDSSSSPAADNKRASSNSQDTASAGSGSGNSGSGGSTASDRKRILPKHQRPLTRYLPIFSPDLNLRHHIETAGHQIDLCPHVFVDAHSCRGYLHKLGATFHAWSRRWFVLDRQRSALIYYSDKSERKPRGGAYFATIDEVYLDHLNASKSGRPHCTFIVKTKKRSYNLQAASDSAARIWIDAIITGAQGNLDY from the exons ATGTCCGTGTGGATGACTTACGTGCAGCATCGCCGCACGGATGCCAATGCACGCCAGCGCAATGAGCTGTACTATCTA CAACGCCATTCGCAACCAGAATTGGAGCACCATGCCATTGCCCTGGGCATGGGAGGTGGAGCAGGCGGAGTCGGTGGTGGCCAAATGGTAGTCCGCAGTCCGCGCCCGCTCTCCGAGGCCAACAACTGCGATGCGGCGCTCGAGGCGCCCAAGTTCGGAAATGGAATGGACTCTTCCTCGTCGCCGGCGGCGGACAACAAGCGGGCCAGCAGCAATTCGCAGGATACGGCGTCGGCGGGCAGCGGAAGTGGGAACAGCGGAAGCGGCGGCAGCACCGCCAGCGACCGGAAGCGCATCCTGCCCAAGCACCAGCGCCCGCTCACCCGCTACCTGCCCATCTTCTCGCCGGATCTGAATCTGCGGCACCACATCGAGACCGCCGGCCACCAGATCGACCTGTGTCCGCATGTCTTTGTGGACGCGCACAGTTGTCGCGG TTACCTCCACAAGCTGGGAGCCACTTTTCACGCCTGGTCGAGGCGCTGGTTTGTCCTGGACCGCCAGAGGAGCGCTTTGATTTACTACTCTGATAAGTCGGAGAGGAAGCCAAGAGGCGGCGCTTACTTTGCA ACCATCGACGAGGTCTATCTGGATCACTTAAACGCCTCGAAGAGCGGCCGCCCGCATTGCACTTTTATTGTCAAGACGAAGAAGCGAAGCTACAACTTGCAGGCCGCATCCGATTCGGCGGCCCGTATTTGGATCGATGCCATCATCACTGGGGCCCAGGGCAACCTGGACTATTAG